The segment GGGTGGGGTTATCTTTAGGAGCATGGCCAGATGACCGCCGTCCAGGTAGGTCAGTTGTCCGCCTTTCACATTGCTGTTGGCCTGCCGAAACTGCTCGCTCTGCAGCACGCTGCCGTTGCCGTCGAGCTGGTTGACCCAAAGGTTGGCTTCGACCTGGATGAAGCGACCCTGGGTGATGCTCAGGTTGCCCTCGATCGGGAAATGGCCGAACTGCTCGGTACCTTCACCGAATGCGATGCGACTGGGCCCATCGCCTACCTGCTGTTGCCAGGCCCGGTGCATGAGTACCGTGTAGTCGGCCGTGGCGCTCAAGCGTGTGGCCTCGTCTTCGAGCACCGGGCGCTGCTCTGCGCCTTTGTCCAGCCGTGGCGCGCCAGCGCTCCAGTCTTCAGGCGCGAACGGGCTGGTGAACGCGGGTACGTTGTTCTGCCTTACCAGGATCATTTCGACCTGATACGGGCCCTGGGCGAATGCCGCTGGGGCAAACGCCACCAGCAGCAGGGTCAGACAGCGAATGGCGCGCATGGATCTTCCTTAGGCAGGCTTTGGTGTCAGGCGCTCGAACAGCGCCTCAAGGGTGTTGAAACGCTCATCAGGCCGCTCCATCGGGACCATGAAGCGGAACTGGGTGGCGCCTTCGAACTTGTAGCGCTTGGGCTGACCCTGGATCAGCTTGATCAGGGTCAGAGGATCGACTGGCGTTTCGGCCTCGAACTCGAGCTTGCCGCCAT is part of the Pseudomonas parafulva genome and harbors:
- a CDS encoding peptidoglycan binding protein CsiV, which produces MRAIRCLTLLLVAFAPAAFAQGPYQVEMILVRQNNVPAFTSPFAPEDWSAGAPRLDKGAEQRPVLEDEATRLSATADYTVLMHRAWQQQVGDGPSRIAFGEGTEQFGHFPIEGNLSITQGRFIQVEANLWVNQLDGNGSVLQSEQFRQANSNVKGGQLTYLDGGHLAMLLKITPPGTPKMPSLDMLEQ